From the Oryza glaberrima chromosome 5, OglaRS2, whole genome shotgun sequence genome, one window contains:
- the LOC127774014 gene encoding lichenase-2-like, whose amino-acid sequence MASQGVASMFALALLLGAFASIPQKAEAIGVCYGMSANNLPPASSVVGMYRSNGITSMRLYAPDQAALQSVGGTGISVVVGAPNDVLSNLAASPAAAASWVRNNIQAYPSVSFRYVAVGNEVAGGATSSLVPAMENVRGALVSAGLGHIKVTTSVSQALLAVYSPPSAAEFTGESQAFMAPVLSFLARTGAPLLANIYPYFSYTYSQGSVDVSYALFTAAGTVVQDGAYGYQNLFDTTVDAFYAAMAKHGGSGVSLVVSETGWPSAGGMSASPANARIYNQNLINHVGRGTPRHPGAIETYVFSMFNENQKDAGVEQNWGLFYPNMQHVYPISF is encoded by the exons ATGGCTAGCCAAGGTGTAGCCTCCATGTTCGCTCTCGCATTGCTCCTCGGTGCCTTTGCCTCCATTCCTCAAA AGGCGGAGGCGATCGGGGTGTGCTATGGCATGAGCGCGAACAacctgccgccggcgagctcggtggTGGGGATGTACCGCTCCAACGGCATCACGTCGATGCGGCTGTACGCGCCGGACCAGGCGGCGCTGCAGTCGGTGGGCGGCACGGGGatcagcgtcgtcgtcggcgcgccCAACGACGTGCTCTCCAACCTCGCCGCcagccccgccgcggcggcgtcgtgggtGCGGAACAACATCCAGGCCTACCCGTCGGTGTCGTTCCGGTACGTCGCCGTCGGGaacgaggtcgccggcggcgccacgtCCAGCCTGGTCCCGGCCATGGAGAACGTCCGCGGCGCGCTGGTGTCGGCGGGGCTGGGACACATCAAGGTGACGACGTCGGTGTCGCAGGCGCTCCTCGCCGTGTACagcccgccgtccgccgcggaGTTCACCGGCGAGTCGCAGGCGTTCATGGCGCCCGTCCTGAGCTTCCTCGCCCGCACCGgcgcgccgctgctcgccaaCATCTACCCCTACTTCTCCTACACCTACAGCCAGGGCAGCGTCGACGTCTCCTACGCGCtcttcaccgccgccggcaccgtcgTCCAGGACGGCGCCTACGGGTACCAGAACCTGTTCGACACCACCGTCGACGCGTTCTACGCCGCCATGGCCAAGCACGGCGGCTCCGGCGTCTCCCTCGTCGTGTCCGAGACCGGCTGGCCCTCCGCCGGCGGCATGTCCGCCTCGCCGGCCAACGCCCGGATCTACAACCAGAACCTCATCAACCACGTCGGCCGCGGCACGCCGCGCCACCCCGGCGCCATCGAGACCTACGTCTTCTCCATGTTCAACGAGAACCAGAAggacgccggcgtcgagcaGAATTGGGGCCTCTTCTACCCCAACATGCAGCACGTCTACCCCATCAGCTTCTGA
- the LOC127772851 gene encoding peptide chain release factor PrfB3, chloroplastic, whose translation MAPTAPSPASVRAAASPRCCSRSRPRSSAGRVAALPADGRGDGASTAASYKELGLYSLKKRIEDAVVRVETTASSALEMEEARRIRQEEVLRGRNLWDNPAKSHETLSALADAIRVVDHLKDLRYKAEEAKLISQLSEMDVINVELFKQAYKTSVDATEFLDRYQMYKLLKGPYDKEGACIIVTAGSEGAASELWAERIFCMYSSWARKQGCKDGLVEKITSTSGRVWTAAIEIESEYMFGTLTGEKGTHRMIYPSVDNAGTYEATSARVDIIPLFLDRPVNLHLDENDLEISPSPSDHKRRDHRNSAVRVQHIRTGVTAESSGERSYFANKMKAISRLKAKLLVISRELRSSNLKTIKRQTVEELYSRETRRYKFGPQKLVHDLNTGLQLSELNSVLDGDIDPFIRGRIVSRLG comes from the exons ATGGCGCCCACGGCGCCCTCTCCGGCGTCCgtgcgcgccgcggcgtcgccccgctgctgctcccgctcccgcccccGGTCCAGCGCCGGCCGAGTCGCCGCCCTCCCGGcggacggccgcggcgacggcgcctccaccgccgcctcctacaAGGAGCTCG GTTTGTACTCTTTGAAAAAGAGGATCGAAGATGCCGTTGTCCGGGTCGAAACGACTGCATCCAGTGCACTGGAGATGGAGGAAGCGCGGAGAATCAGACAGGAAGAGGTGTTGAGGGGGCGCAACTTGTGGGACAATCCAGCTAAATCGCACGAGACGCTCTCTGCTCTGGCTGATGCCATCAGAGTGGTCGACCATCTCAAAGACCTTCGCTATAAG GCTGAAGAGGCTAAGCTGATTAGTCAACTCTCAGAGATGGATGTCATCAATGTTGAGTTGTTTAAGCAGGCATACAAGACCTCCGTAGATGCTACTGAGTTTCTAGATCGTTATCAGATGTACAAGCTTCTTAAGGGTCCGTACGACAAGGAAGGCGCTTGCATCATCGTCACTGCTGGATCAGAGGGTGCTGCTTCTGAG CTATGGGCAGAGAGGATCTTTTGCATGTATTCAAGTTGGGCACGGAAACAAGGTTGTAAGGATGGGCTGGTTGAGAAGATCACATCAACAAGTGGTCGTGTATGGACTGCAGCCATAGAAATTGAATCAGAGTACATGTTTGGCACCCTTACTGGAGAAAAAGGAACTCACAGAATGATCTATCCTTCTGTCGATAATGCTGGCACTTATGAG GCAACGTCAGCTAGGGTCGATATAATTCCTCTCTTCTTAGACAGACCAGTTAATCTTCACTTGGACGAGAATGATCTGGAGATTTCTCCTTCCCCTAGTGATCATAAGAGGCGGGATCACAGAAATTCAGCCGTTAGGGTTCAACACATTCGAACTGGAGTTACTGCTGAAAGTTCAG GTGAGCGAAGCTACTTCGCAAACAAGATGAAAGCTATAAGCAGGCTGAAAGCAAAGCTACTTGTTATATCCAGAGAGTTAAGATCGTCGAACCTGAAGACGATCAAGAGGCAGACGGTGGAGGAATTGTACAGCCGAGAGACAAGAAGGTACAAATTTGGGCCTCAGAAATTGGTTCATGATCTCAACACAGGCCTCCAGCTGTCAGAATTGAACTCTGTCCTGGACGGTGATATTGATCCTTTCATCAGAGGTCGCATTGTTTCAAGACTTGGATGA